In one Haloplanus salinus genomic region, the following are encoded:
- a CDS encoding sodium:calcium antiporter — protein sequence MRRQALTALGGAAALTLPWVVTYLSGMTHGLATGTVVLVSGLSVLGASFLLAWGAETAEKDVPRAFAIAVLAVLAVAPEYAVDALYAWNAGVHAGTARGVEAGNLAVANMTGANRILIGIGWAGIALFTVYRAGSGDDPAVARRDGFLADAVTLDRDIGLEIVFLFLATLWAFLVPLGGGIDVLDMAFLVGLYVAYIAVVLKGDVDPDEAHVGVPAYLQRFPKPYRAATVIGLFAYSGLLIFTAVEPFAHGLEQLGQNVGVPSFFMIQWIAPLASESPELIVVVYLVNKARSTAGFNALISSKLNQWTLLIGTLVVVYSIALGQYGALPFDQKQSGEIWLTAAQSFFAISLLINFEISVREAIVLLVLFLAQVLSEFLLIRGLLELPISDYQLLLAFAGVYILLGTALFVGRRKALGNIVRDSAGTVNDAFSSNGEPQGAD from the coding sequence TGTCGGTGCTCGGCGCGTCGTTCCTGCTCGCGTGGGGCGCCGAGACGGCCGAGAAGGACGTGCCGCGGGCGTTCGCCATCGCGGTGCTGGCGGTGCTCGCCGTCGCCCCGGAGTACGCCGTCGACGCGCTGTACGCTTGGAACGCCGGCGTGCACGCGGGAACGGCACGCGGCGTCGAGGCGGGGAACCTCGCCGTCGCCAACATGACCGGCGCGAACCGCATCCTCATCGGTATCGGCTGGGCCGGTATCGCCCTCTTTACCGTCTACCGGGCCGGCTCGGGCGACGACCCGGCGGTGGCTCGCCGGGACGGCTTCCTCGCCGACGCGGTCACGCTCGACCGCGACATCGGCCTCGAAATCGTCTTCCTCTTTCTCGCGACGCTCTGGGCGTTCCTCGTGCCGCTCGGCGGCGGCATCGACGTCCTCGATATGGCCTTCCTCGTCGGCCTCTACGTCGCCTACATCGCCGTCGTGCTCAAAGGCGACGTCGACCCCGACGAAGCCCACGTCGGGGTGCCGGCCTACCTCCAGCGGTTCCCCAAACCCTACCGTGCGGCGACGGTCATCGGCCTCTTCGCCTACTCCGGCCTGCTGATCTTCACCGCGGTCGAGCCGTTCGCCCACGGGCTCGAACAGCTCGGCCAGAACGTCGGCGTCCCATCCTTCTTCATGATCCAGTGGATCGCGCCGCTGGCCTCGGAGTCTCCCGAGTTGATCGTCGTCGTCTACCTCGTGAACAAGGCGCGTTCGACCGCGGGGTTCAACGCGCTCATCTCCTCGAAACTCAACCAGTGGACGCTCCTGATCGGGACGCTCGTCGTCGTCTACTCCATCGCGCTCGGTCAGTACGGCGCGCTCCCGTTCGACCAGAAGCAGTCGGGCGAAATCTGGCTGACCGCCGCGCAGTCGTTCTTCGCCATCTCCCTCCTGATCAACTTCGAGATTTCGGTCCGGGAGGCCATCGTCCTCCTCGTGCTCTTTCTCGCGCAGGTGCTCTCGGAGTTCCTGCTCATCCGGGGGCTCCTCGAACTCCCCATCTCCGATTACCAGCTCCTGTTGGCGTTCGCCGGCGTGTATATTCTTCTCGGGACGGCGCTGTTCGTCGGCCGACGGAAGGCGCTTGGCAACATCGTCCGCGATTCGGCCGGGACGGTGAATGACGCGTTTTCGAGCAACGGCGAACCACAGGGGGCAGACTGA
- a CDS encoding universal stress protein — MFDRLLIATDGSDCARRAAKYGIELADVYGADVHVVSVYRGDDAQGRAALDEIADLAADAGVAVDTELLSGKPAKSIVDYADQTGADLVVVGRRGRSGVRERLLGSITERVLRRSGPPVLTVSGSEMDADTGTAYGDVLVTTDGSDLAAEAGPYAADLAGRFDAILHVLNAVDVQAEAGVFDAGGVDREYIERLETKGHEAVDDLIAGIDATDLDVREAVVRGYAPEVIAEYVAENGVDLVVMSSEGQSNLAGQQLGTVAGRVLRTVDRPVLVVTEN; from the coding sequence ATGTTCGATCGACTCCTGATCGCGACCGACGGCAGTGACTGCGCGCGCCGGGCGGCCAAGTACGGCATCGAACTCGCGGACGTGTACGGCGCCGACGTGCACGTCGTCTCGGTCTACCGCGGCGACGACGCGCAAGGACGGGCGGCCCTCGACGAAATCGCCGATTTGGCGGCCGACGCGGGCGTCGCCGTCGACACCGAACTGCTCTCCGGCAAACCGGCCAAATCCATCGTCGACTACGCGGATCAAACCGGTGCCGACCTCGTCGTCGTTGGGCGTCGTGGGCGGTCGGGCGTGCGGGAGCGACTGCTCGGCAGCATCACCGAACGCGTCCTACGTCGGAGCGGGCCGCCGGTGTTGACCGTGTCCGGGAGCGAGATGGACGCCGACACCGGCACCGCGTACGGCGACGTTCTCGTCACCACCGACGGGAGCGACCTCGCGGCGGAGGCGGGACCGTACGCTGCGGACCTCGCCGGCCGGTTCGACGCCATCCTTCACGTCCTGAACGCCGTCGACGTGCAGGCCGAGGCCGGCGTGTTCGACGCCGGCGGCGTGGATCGAGAGTACATCGAGCGGCTCGAAACCAAGGGCCACGAGGCAGTCGACGATCTGATCGCGGGGATCGACGCGACGGACCTCGACGTCCGCGAGGCCGTCGTTCGAGGCTACGCCCCCGAGGTGATCGCCGAGTACGTCGCTGAGAACGGCGTCGATCTGGTCGTCATGTCCTCCGAAGGGCAGTCGAACCTCGCTGGGCAGCAGTTGGGAACCGTCGCGGGGCGTGTCCTCCGGACGGTCGACCGACCGGTGCTGGTCGTCACCGAGAACTGA
- a CDS encoding D-aminoacyl-tRNA deacylase, which yields MIALVVSRADSASEHIGEQLLAVGDWTEHHDDSRPDADGGGAYYRTDGFSLRTFDALHIHLERPDAAFDDPDLLIVVSRHSGETGALLTAHFTGNVGDAKYGGEAGRFARACPNAASEAVAALDRYAPDGYEVGTECTHHGPTDVGVPSMFVELGSAEAQWSDPAGAEAVARAVLDLRDVAPDRAKQVAGFGGGHYAPRFGRVVRETAWAVGHVAADWGLESMGNPATNRDVLRRAVEESATEYALVDGDREGLAGVLDDLGYRVVTETWLRETSEHPLSLVKAVETRMDAVSEGLRFGEVVPAVGSDAAEAILVTDLPAGLVDAARGVDATATRAAVAGVSVAFETTEGGTRPSGRVALPASESAAAADALTEALAAVLRESYDEVARRDGEVVARTGAFDPAAARERGVPEGPAFGRLADGQVVEVDGERIDPESVRTERVERFPAATAE from the coding sequence GTGATCGCACTCGTCGTTAGCCGCGCCGACAGCGCCTCCGAACACATCGGGGAGCAGTTGCTCGCCGTCGGGGACTGGACCGAACACCACGACGACAGCCGGCCCGACGCCGACGGCGGCGGGGCGTACTACCGGACCGACGGCTTCTCGCTCCGGACCTTCGACGCCCTGCACATCCACCTGGAGCGTCCCGACGCCGCTTTCGACGACCCCGATCTTCTGATCGTCGTCTCCCGCCACTCGGGCGAGACGGGGGCGCTCCTGACCGCCCACTTCACGGGCAACGTCGGCGACGCGAAGTACGGCGGCGAGGCGGGGCGGTTCGCCCGTGCCTGTCCGAACGCCGCGAGCGAGGCCGTCGCGGCGCTGGATCGATACGCGCCCGACGGGTACGAGGTGGGTACCGAATGCACCCACCACGGACCGACGGACGTGGGCGTCCCGTCGATGTTCGTCGAACTGGGGAGCGCCGAGGCGCAGTGGTCGGACCCGGCGGGTGCCGAGGCCGTCGCCAGGGCGGTCCTCGACCTGCGGGACGTCGCGCCGGACCGGGCCAAGCAGGTCGCGGGCTTTGGCGGCGGCCACTACGCCCCCCGGTTCGGGCGCGTCGTCCGCGAGACGGCGTGGGCCGTGGGGCACGTCGCCGCGGACTGGGGCTTGGAGTCGATGGGCAACCCGGCGACGAACCGCGACGTCCTCCGGCGGGCCGTCGAGGAGAGCGCGACGGAGTACGCCCTCGTCGACGGCGACCGCGAGGGACTGGCGGGCGTCCTCGACGACCTGGGGTATCGCGTCGTCACCGAGACGTGGCTCCGGGAGACGAGCGAGCATCCTCTCTCGCTCGTCAAGGCCGTCGAGACCCGAATGGACGCCGTGAGCGAGGGGCTTCGGTTCGGTGAGGTGGTACCGGCGGTCGGGAGCGACGCTGCCGAGGCCATCCTCGTGACCGACCTCCCGGCCGGCCTCGTCGACGCCGCCCGCGGCGTCGACGCGACGGCGACGCGGGCCGCCGTCGCCGGCGTGTCGGTCGCCTTCGAGACGACGGAGGGGGGCACCCGCCCCAGCGGGCGGGTCGCCCTGCCGGCCTCGGAATCGGCCGCCGCGGCCGACGCACTGACCGAGGCGCTCGCGGCCGTCCTCCGCGAGTCCTACGACGAGGTGGCCAGACGGGACGGCGAGGTGGTCGCCCGCACCGGCGCGTTCGACCCGGCGGCCGCACGGGAGCGCGGCGTGCCGGAAGGCCCGGCGTTCGGTCGGCTCGCCGACGGACAGGTAGTCGAGGTGGACGGCGAGCGGATCGACCCCGAGTCCGTGCGGACCGAACGGGTCGAACGGTTCCCCGCTGCGACGGCGGAGTAG
- the ftsZ gene encoding cell division protein FtsZ translates to MDSIVEDAIEDAEEPGDGAAAEMDATHAPSTDASPNGANRTGKMTDEELQGVLEDLQTDITVVGCGGAGGNTVNRMAEEGIKGANLVAANTDVQHLVDVEADTKILMGEEKTGGRGAGSLPQVGEEAAIESQEDIYGAIEGSDMVFVTAGLGGGTGTGSAPVVAEAARESGALTIAIVTTPFTAEGEVRRTNAEAGLERLRDVADTVIVVPNDRLLDSVGKLPVRQAFKVSDEVLMRSVKGITELITKPGLVNLDFADVKTVMEKGGVAMIGLGESDSEQKAQDSVRSALRSPLLDVDISGANSALVNVTGGTDMAIEEAEGVVEEIYDRIDPDARIIWGTSIDEELDGTMRTMIVVTGVESPQIYGRGEDVPAPEPGDDIDYVE, encoded by the coding sequence ATGGACTCCATCGTGGAGGATGCAATCGAGGATGCCGAGGAGCCGGGGGATGGGGCCGCGGCCGAGATGGACGCCACCCACGCACCCAGTACCGACGCGTCGCCGAACGGGGCGAATCGAACGGGCAAGATGACCGACGAGGAACTCCAGGGCGTACTGGAGGACCTCCAGACGGACATCACGGTCGTCGGCTGCGGGGGCGCCGGCGGCAACACCGTCAACCGGATGGCCGAGGAGGGGATCAAGGGGGCCAACCTCGTCGCCGCCAACACGGACGTCCAGCATCTGGTGGACGTGGAGGCCGACACGAAGATCCTGATGGGCGAGGAGAAGACCGGCGGCCGGGGCGCCGGGTCGCTCCCGCAGGTCGGTGAGGAAGCGGCCATCGAGAGCCAGGAGGACATCTACGGCGCCATCGAGGGGTCGGACATGGTCTTCGTCACCGCCGGCCTCGGCGGGGGCACCGGCACCGGCTCCGCGCCCGTCGTCGCCGAGGCGGCCCGCGAGTCCGGCGCGCTCACCATCGCCATCGTGACGACGCCTTTCACCGCGGAGGGCGAGGTCCGTCGCACCAACGCCGAGGCCGGCCTCGAACGGCTTCGCGACGTGGCCGACACCGTCATCGTCGTGCCGAACGACCGCCTGCTCGATTCGGTGGGGAAACTCCCCGTCCGGCAGGCGTTCAAGGTGTCCGACGAGGTGCTGATGCGTTCGGTGAAAGGGATCACGGAACTGATCACCAAGCCCGGCCTGGTCAACCTCGACTTCGCCGACGTGAAGACGGTGATGGAGAAAGGCGGCGTCGCCATGATCGGCCTCGGCGAGAGCGACTCCGAGCAGAAGGCACAGGACTCGGTGCGCTCGGCCCTGCGGTCGCCCCTGCTCGACGTGGACATCTCCGGCGCCAACTCGGCGCTCGTCAACGTCACCGGTGGCACCGACATGGCCATCGAGGAGGCCGAAGGCGTCGTCGAGGAGATTTACGACCGGATCGACCCCGACGCGCGCATCATCTGGGGTACCTCCATCGACGAGGAACTCGACGGAACGATGCGGACGATGATCGTCGTCACGGGCGTCGAGTCGCCACAGATCTACGGTCGCGGCGAGGACGTGCCGGCGCCCGAACCGGGCGACGACATCGACTACGTCGAGTAG
- a CDS encoding 50S ribosomal protein L44e: protein MQMPRRFNTYCPHCNGHFEHEVEKVRRGRETGMKWIDRQRARAKATIGNAGKFSKVPGGDKPTKKTHLKYRCAECGKAHMREGWRAGRLEFQE, encoded by the coding sequence ATGCAGATGCCACGCCGATTCAACACGTACTGCCCGCACTGCAACGGGCACTTCGAGCACGAGGTCGAGAAAGTGCGTCGCGGTCGCGAGACGGGGATGAAGTGGATCGACCGCCAGCGCGCCCGCGCCAAGGCCACCATCGGCAACGCCGGGAAGTTCTCGAAGGTGCCCGGCGGCGACAAGCCCACGAAGAAGACCCACCTGAAGTACCGCTGCGCCGAGTGTGGCAAGGCCCACATGCGCGAGGGGTGGCGCGCCGGTCGTCTGGAGTTCCAGGAATGA
- a CDS encoding 30S ribosomal protein S27e yields the protein MTGSFFAVECADCGNEQTVFGKASTTVNCAVCGSTLARPTGGQTAFEGEVVGTVEAR from the coding sequence ATGACGGGGAGCTTCTTCGCCGTCGAGTGTGCGGACTGCGGCAACGAGCAGACGGTCTTCGGCAAGGCGTCGACGACGGTGAACTGCGCGGTCTGTGGCAGCACGCTCGCCCGCCCGACCGGCGGTCAGACGGCGTTCGAGGGCGAGGTCGTCGGCACCGTCGAGGCACGGTAA
- a CDS encoding translation initiation factor IF-2 subunit alpha produces MRYSGWPDQGELVVGKVDEITDFGVFVDLEEYEDKRGLAHISEVASGWIKNVRDHVREGQTVVAKVLDVDEGSQQIDLSIKDVNEHQRKEKIQEWKNEQKADNWMAIAFGEDVSDERYESVANALLAEFESLYDAFESAAIHGDEALDGVDLDDDDVATVVSTARENVSVPYVDVTGYVDLECPTGDGVDHIKQALQAAEGNGEVADEVELSVSYVGSPEYRIQVRAPDYKTAESALEASAERASESISAAGGTGRYHRERETDDE; encoded by the coding sequence ATGAGATACAGTGGCTGGCCCGACCAGGGCGAACTCGTCGTCGGCAAGGTCGACGAGATAACCGACTTCGGCGTGTTCGTCGACCTCGAGGAGTACGAGGACAAACGGGGCCTCGCACACATCAGCGAGGTCGCCAGCGGCTGGATCAAGAACGTCCGCGACCACGTCCGCGAGGGACAGACGGTCGTCGCGAAGGTACTCGACGTCGACGAAGGATCCCAGCAGATCGACCTCTCGATCAAGGACGTCAACGAGCACCAGCGCAAGGAGAAGATCCAGGAGTGGAAAAACGAGCAGAAAGCCGACAACTGGATGGCCATCGCCTTCGGCGAGGACGTCTCCGACGAGCGCTACGAATCGGTGGCTAACGCCCTTCTCGCGGAGTTCGAGAGCCTCTACGACGCCTTCGAGTCCGCGGCCATCCACGGCGACGAAGCGCTGGACGGCGTCGACCTCGACGACGACGACGTGGCGACGGTCGTCTCGACGGCCCGCGAGAACGTCTCGGTGCCTTACGTCGACGTCACGGGCTACGTCGACCTGGAGTGTCCGACCGGCGACGGCGTCGACCACATCAAGCAGGCGCTGCAGGCCGCGGAGGGCAACGGCGAGGTAGCCGACGAGGTCGAACTCTCGGTGTCGTACGTCGGCTCGCCGGAGTACCGCATCCAAGTGCGGGCGCCCGACTACAAGACCGCGGAGTCGGCGCTCGAAGCCAGCGCCGAGCGCGCGAGCGAGTCGATTTCGGCGGCCGGCGGCACGGGCCGCTACCACCGAGAGCGCGAAACCGACGACGAGTAA
- a CDS encoding RNA-protein complex protein Nop10 has product MKSDIRVCSAWRDRHERPVYTLDATCPDCGADAVNSAPAPFDPADPYGKYRRALKRRERE; this is encoded by the coding sequence GTGAAATCGGACATCCGGGTGTGTTCGGCGTGGCGCGACCGTCACGAGCGCCCCGTCTACACGCTCGACGCGACGTGTCCCGACTGCGGCGCCGACGCGGTCAACAGCGCCCCGGCGCCGTTCGATCCGGCGGACCCGTACGGGAAGTACCGACGCGCTCTTAAGCGCCGCGAACGCGAGTAG
- a CDS encoding proteasome assembly chaperone family protein, with product MDAIEIETVAEPTLSDPVLIEGLPGVGHVGKLAAEYLLEEFESELVRRVYADEFPPQVSIDEDGVAELVCAEFHAVETDGRDLLVLTGDHQAGSNAGHYRLTESFLDVAEGTGVADLFALGGVPTGELIEEYHVLGAVTDAGLKPDLEAEGVEFREDEPAGGIVGVSGLLLGIGGRRGLDATCLMGETSGYLVDPKSARAVLEVLEGILDFELDYESLEDRAEEMEEVVGKIQEMQNQSAQMPTDDDLRYIG from the coding sequence ATGGACGCCATCGAGATCGAGACGGTCGCGGAGCCGACGCTGTCGGATCCGGTGCTCATCGAGGGGCTTCCCGGCGTCGGCCACGTCGGGAAACTGGCCGCCGAGTACCTGCTGGAGGAGTTCGAGAGCGAACTCGTCCGGCGGGTGTACGCCGACGAGTTCCCGCCGCAGGTGAGTATCGACGAGGACGGCGTCGCCGAGTTGGTCTGTGCGGAGTTTCACGCCGTCGAGACGGACGGCCGCGACCTCCTCGTCCTCACCGGGGACCACCAAGCCGGGAGCAACGCCGGCCACTACCGCCTCACGGAGTCGTTTCTCGACGTCGCCGAGGGGACGGGCGTCGCGGACCTGTTCGCCCTCGGCGGGGTCCCGACCGGCGAACTCATCGAGGAGTACCACGTCCTCGGCGCGGTGACGGACGCCGGCCTGAAGCCCGACCTGGAGGCCGAGGGCGTCGAGTTCCGCGAGGACGAGCCCGCGGGGGGAATCGTCGGCGTGAGCGGCCTGTTGCTCGGCATCGGGGGGCGACGCGGCCTCGACGCCACCTGCCTGATGGGCGAAACCAGCGGCTATCTGGTCGATCCCAAGAGCGCCCGCGCGGTGCTCGAAGTGCTCGAAGGGATCCTCGACTTCGAACTCGACTACGAGTCGCTGGAGGACCGCGCCGAGGAGATGGAGGAAGTCGTCGGCAAGATTCAGGAGATGCAGAACCAGAGCGCACAGATGCCGACCGACGACGACCTACGGTACATCGGCTGA
- a CDS encoding J domain-containing protein, whose amino-acid sequence MLLEWVQLLPTWVLAGVGMGAVAVVLVAGIFVVGDRLFPAAPTDRGPRIDGTDRRRGEIRTYLGSIDERYVEDAAVEGHIIAFYLPERDVAITFDPQAFFDIDRTDTHAILCEHEMPGHQLGRRLPFRTPDRERTGRTSTRIGAAFDRLGLPPTADTDEVKTAYRKRVKHVHPDHGGDSESFKRLQDAYATAKEHAN is encoded by the coding sequence GTGCTACTGGAGTGGGTGCAACTGCTGCCGACGTGGGTGCTGGCTGGCGTCGGAATGGGCGCCGTGGCCGTCGTTCTCGTGGCCGGCATCTTCGTCGTCGGCGATCGCCTGTTCCCGGCCGCGCCGACCGATCGCGGGCCGCGGATCGACGGCACCGACCGGCGACGGGGCGAGATCCGAACCTACCTCGGCTCCATCGACGAACGGTACGTCGAGGACGCGGCCGTCGAGGGCCACATCATCGCCTTCTACCTTCCCGAGCGGGATGTGGCCATCACCTTCGACCCGCAGGCCTTCTTCGACATCGATCGCACGGACACGCACGCCATCCTCTGTGAACACGAGATGCCCGGTCACCAGTTGGGGCGTCGGCTTCCGTTCCGGACGCCGGACCGTGAACGGACGGGCCGCACGTCGACCCGGATCGGCGCAGCCTTCGACCGTCTCGGCCTGCCGCCGACGGCCGACACCGACGAGGTGAAGACGGCTTACCGCAAGCGCGTCAAGCACGTCCATCCGGACCACGGCGGGGACAGCGAGTCGTTCAAGCGGCTCCAAGACGCCTACGCGACGGCGAAGGAACACGCGAACTGA
- a CDS encoding metallophosphoesterase: MPPDCTLHGRTAFLPGASTLVVADLHAGWGAATNAGILLNERRDLLDRLTATMAATDPETVVFAGDLSHRFGAPNERTAGTIRALAGAVRAAGARPIAVAGNHDAGLGSVWPGPVHDAHRLADDTLVCHGHEDPDERAERYVCGHLHPAIEIEGRKRDCFLYDPAGYRGRPTLVLPAFSTFAAGLRIERRKAVDSPLVPDLDAVRPGVVDDAPRSETGGSGSGDAETLWFPPLADLRPHLR; the protein is encoded by the coding sequence GTGCCGCCCGACTGCACCCTCCACGGCCGGACGGCGTTTCTCCCCGGTGCCTCGACGCTCGTCGTCGCCGACCTCCACGCCGGGTGGGGCGCGGCGACCAACGCCGGCATCCTGCTGAACGAGCGCCGCGACCTGCTAGATCGGCTGACTGCGACGATGGCGGCGACGGACCCGGAGACGGTGGTGTTCGCGGGCGACCTCTCGCATCGGTTCGGGGCGCCGAACGAGCGAACGGCCGGGACAATCCGCGCGCTCGCGGGCGCCGTCCGCGCGGCCGGGGCACGCCCCATCGCCGTCGCGGGCAACCACGATGCGGGCCTCGGGAGCGTCTGGCCCGGACCGGTTCACGACGCCCACCGCCTCGCCGACGACACCCTCGTCTGCCACGGCCACGAGGATCCGGACGAACGCGCCGAGCGGTACGTCTGTGGCCATCTCCACCCGGCGATCGAGATCGAGGGGCGCAAGCGCGACTGCTTCCTGTACGATCCGGCGGGATACCGCGGTCGGCCGACGCTGGTCCTGCCCGCGTTCTCGACGTTCGCGGCCGGACTCCGGATCGAGCGCCGCAAGGCCGTCGACTCCCCGCTGGTGCCCGATCTGGACGCCGTTCGTCCCGGCGTCGTCGACGACGCCCCGCGTTCCGAGACGGGGGGCTCGGGGAGCGGGGACGCGGAGACGCTCTGGTTCCCGCCACTCGCCGACCTGCGGCCGCACCTCCGTTAG
- the pdhA gene encoding pyruvate dehydrogenase (acetyl-transferring) E1 component subunit alpha, giving the protein MTVDYDDGEFVRVLDEDGRVVDAGTMPDLSDETLVGMYRDMRLTRHFDRRAINVQRQGRIGTFASAAGQEGAQVGSTYALADDDWILYQYREHGAVVVRGLDAGYLEYWMGHESGNASLADKHVFPLNIAIADHLPHAVGMSWASKLKGDDRAAVVHFGDGATSEGDFHEAMNFAGVFDTPTVFFCNNNGWAISHPVENQTASDTIAVKADAYGVPGVRVDGMDPLACYAVTAEAVERARNPADGETRPTLIEAVTYRFGAHTTADDPTVYRDDEEVEAWKERDPLARFEAFLRRTDRLDDELDADIQAGVEDHVASLIDESTEFEADPESMFDDAYAELPPALRRQREGFLSMLDRYGDEAFLRE; this is encoded by the coding sequence CTGACCGTGGACTACGACGACGGCGAGTTCGTCCGGGTCCTCGACGAGGACGGCCGCGTCGTCGACGCGGGCACGATGCCCGACCTCTCCGACGAGACGCTCGTCGGCATGTACCGGGACATGCGTCTGACCCGCCACTTCGACCGGCGGGCGATCAACGTCCAGCGACAGGGCCGGATCGGCACCTTCGCCTCCGCCGCGGGGCAGGAGGGCGCACAGGTCGGCTCGACGTACGCGCTGGCGGACGACGACTGGATCCTCTACCAGTACCGGGAACACGGCGCCGTCGTCGTCAGGGGCTTAGACGCCGGCTACCTCGAATACTGGATGGGTCACGAGTCGGGCAACGCCAGCCTCGCTGACAAGCACGTCTTCCCGCTCAACATCGCCATCGCGGACCATCTCCCCCACGCCGTCGGAATGTCGTGGGCGTCGAAACTGAAGGGTGACGACCGGGCAGCCGTCGTCCACTTCGGCGACGGCGCGACCAGCGAGGGTGACTTCCACGAGGCGATGAACTTTGCGGGCGTCTTCGATACGCCCACCGTCTTCTTCTGTAACAACAACGGCTGGGCCATCTCACATCCGGTCGAGAACCAGACGGCGAGCGACACCATCGCGGTGAAAGCCGACGCCTACGGCGTGCCGGGCGTCCGCGTCGACGGCATGGATCCCCTCGCCTGCTACGCGGTGACGGCGGAGGCGGTCGAGCGGGCGCGAAATCCGGCCGACGGCGAGACGCGCCCGACGCTGATCGAGGCGGTGACCTACCGCTTCGGCGCCCACACCACCGCGGACGACCCGACGGTCTACCGCGACGACGAGGAGGTCGAGGCGTGGAAGGAGCGGGACCCGCTGGCGCGGTTCGAGGCGTTCCTCCGCCGGACCGACCGACTGGACGACGAGTTGGACGCCGACATTCAGGCCGGGGTCGAGGACCACGTCGCGTCGCTCATCGACGAGTCGACCGAGTTCGAGGCCGACCCCGAGTCGATGTTCGACGACGCCTACGCGGAGTTGCCGCCGGCGTTACGGCGCCAGCGCGAGGGGTTCCTGTCGATGCTGGATCGGTACGGCGACGAGGCGTTCCTGCGGGAGTGA
- a CDS encoding PH domain-containing protein, translating to MSDAATVKPDVGADEPPEWLSLDPGEAVVWMGRPAFETLYGTILSGLLLTVVLIGFLILLGVPFAYLRIQNTDYVVTTESLYVKSGIFSTNIETVDLDRIQNTEYNRSFWGKQFDYGSISVSTAGSSGAEISFDGIPDAPAVRDRITELQRRRSERGEEDASDGDAPASAAQLTELVEEVRATREAFERIERRLADGEASETPRTTDDDAVSTPSSADEAGDDRADR from the coding sequence ATGAGCGACGCCGCGACTGTGAAGCCGGACGTCGGCGCCGACGAGCCACCCGAATGGCTCTCGCTCGACCCCGGCGAGGCGGTCGTCTGGATGGGCCGCCCGGCGTTCGAGACGCTGTACGGTACCATCCTCAGCGGCCTCCTCCTGACCGTGGTGTTGATCGGATTCCTGATCCTGCTGGGGGTCCCCTTCGCCTATCTCCGCATCCAGAACACGGACTACGTCGTCACCACCGAGTCGCTGTACGTCAAGTCGGGTATCTTCTCGACCAACATCGAGACGGTGGACCTGGACCGCATCCAGAACACGGAGTACAACCGTAGCTTCTGGGGCAAACAGTTCGACTACGGCTCCATCTCCGTCAGCACCGCCGGCAGCAGCGGCGCGGAGATTTCCTTCGACGGGATTCCGGACGCCCCGGCCGTCCGTGACCGCATCACCGAACTCCAGCGCCGACGGTCGGAGCGCGGTGAGGAGGACGCGAGCGACGGCGACGCCCCCGCCAGCGCCGCGCAGTTGACCGAACTCGTCGAGGAGGTGCGCGCCACCCGCGAGGCGTTCGAACGGATCGAGCGCCGCCTCGCCGACGGCGAGGCGTCGGAGACGCCTCGGACGACCGACGACGATGCGGTGTCGACCCCGTCGTCGGCCGACGAGGCCGGCGACGACCGGGCCGACCGCTGA